The Mytilus galloprovincialis chromosome 4, xbMytGall1.hap1.1, whole genome shotgun sequence genome contains a region encoding:
- the LOC143072847 gene encoding methyltransferase-like protein 27 isoform X3, which translates to MEALKVNDTLFKGSHSTEDLLKYYNNWAQTGKYDEHLSVDNGYKGPHITAQAAAEVFEPNRRPTVQILDVAAGTGKVSQELRQLGFTNIDALDPSGSMLAQARKKNLYNNYICDFLSEYTMPARNAFYDCITTSGGFGLGHIPADALHDLIRLTKKGGYIIIAMREEYIYMSCYNDILEPLMRKLENEQKWQMVQRTVIQEYAFNKTGVLYIFEVS; encoded by the exons ATGGAAGCCTTAAAAGTAAATGATACATTATTTAAAGGCAGTCATTCAACTGAAGATCTACTGAAATACTACAATAATTGGGCCCAGACAGGCAAATATGACGAG CACTTATCAGTAGACAACGGATATAAAGGCCCTCATATAACGGCTCAAGCTGCTGCAGAAGTTTTTGAACCAAATCGTCGACCTACAGTTCAAATATTAGATGTAGCAGCGGGAACTGGTAAAGTCTCTCAAGAG CTTCGCCAATTGGGATTTACTAATATTGATGCATTAGATCCCTCTGGTTCAATGTTGGCTCAGGCAAGAAAAAAGAATCTATACAATAATTATATATGTGATTTTCTTAGCGAATATACAATGCCAGCTCGAAATG CTTTTTACGATTGTATAACTACCTCTGGTGGGTTTGGATTAGGACACATTCCTGCTGATGCACTTCATGATCTGATTCGATTGACTAAAAAAG GTGGATATATTATAATTGCAATGAGAGAGGAATACATCTATATGTCATGTTATAATGATATCTTAGAACCACTGATGAGAAAATTAGAAAATGAACAGAAATGGCAAATGGTACAACGAACAGTTATTCAGGAATACGCCTTCAACAAAACTGGagttttgtatatatttgaagTATCATAG
- the LOC143072847 gene encoding methyltransferase-like protein 27 isoform X1: MCTCPLLEQYSQRHHCADILENNMEALKVNDTLFKGSHSTEDLLKYYNNWAQTGKYDEHLSVDNGYKGPHITAQAAAEVFEPNRRPTVQILDVAAGTGKVSQELRQLGFTNIDALDPSGSMLAQARKKNLYNNYICDFLSEYTMPARNAFYDCITTSGGFGLGHIPADALHDLIRLTKKGGYIIIAMREEYIYMSCYNDILEPLMRKLENEQKWQMVQRTVIQEYAFNKTGVLYIFEVS, from the exons atgtgtacTTGTCCGCTGTTAGAACAGTATTCCCAAAGACATCACTGCGCTG ATATCCTGGAAAACAATATGGAAGCCTTAAAAGTAAATGATACATTATTTAAAGGCAGTCATTCAACTGAAGATCTACTGAAATACTACAATAATTGGGCCCAGACAGGCAAATATGACGAG CACTTATCAGTAGACAACGGATATAAAGGCCCTCATATAACGGCTCAAGCTGCTGCAGAAGTTTTTGAACCAAATCGTCGACCTACAGTTCAAATATTAGATGTAGCAGCGGGAACTGGTAAAGTCTCTCAAGAG CTTCGCCAATTGGGATTTACTAATATTGATGCATTAGATCCCTCTGGTTCAATGTTGGCTCAGGCAAGAAAAAAGAATCTATACAATAATTATATATGTGATTTTCTTAGCGAATATACAATGCCAGCTCGAAATG CTTTTTACGATTGTATAACTACCTCTGGTGGGTTTGGATTAGGACACATTCCTGCTGATGCACTTCATGATCTGATTCGATTGACTAAAAAAG GTGGATATATTATAATTGCAATGAGAGAGGAATACATCTATATGTCATGTTATAATGATATCTTAGAACCACTGATGAGAAAATTAGAAAATGAACAGAAATGGCAAATGGTACAACGAACAGTTATTCAGGAATACGCCTTCAACAAAACTGGagttttgtatatatttgaagTATCATAG
- the LOC143072847 gene encoding methyltransferase-like protein 27 isoform X2, producing MDILENNMEALKVNDTLFKGSHSTEDLLKYYNNWAQTGKYDEHLSVDNGYKGPHITAQAAAEVFEPNRRPTVQILDVAAGTGKVSQELRQLGFTNIDALDPSGSMLAQARKKNLYNNYICDFLSEYTMPARNAFYDCITTSGGFGLGHIPADALHDLIRLTKKGGYIIIAMREEYIYMSCYNDILEPLMRKLENEQKWQMVQRTVIQEYAFNKTGVLYIFEVS from the exons ATGG ATATCCTGGAAAACAATATGGAAGCCTTAAAAGTAAATGATACATTATTTAAAGGCAGTCATTCAACTGAAGATCTACTGAAATACTACAATAATTGGGCCCAGACAGGCAAATATGACGAG CACTTATCAGTAGACAACGGATATAAAGGCCCTCATATAACGGCTCAAGCTGCTGCAGAAGTTTTTGAACCAAATCGTCGACCTACAGTTCAAATATTAGATGTAGCAGCGGGAACTGGTAAAGTCTCTCAAGAG CTTCGCCAATTGGGATTTACTAATATTGATGCATTAGATCCCTCTGGTTCAATGTTGGCTCAGGCAAGAAAAAAGAATCTATACAATAATTATATATGTGATTTTCTTAGCGAATATACAATGCCAGCTCGAAATG CTTTTTACGATTGTATAACTACCTCTGGTGGGTTTGGATTAGGACACATTCCTGCTGATGCACTTCATGATCTGATTCGATTGACTAAAAAAG GTGGATATATTATAATTGCAATGAGAGAGGAATACATCTATATGTCATGTTATAATGATATCTTAGAACCACTGATGAGAAAATTAGAAAATGAACAGAAATGGCAAATGGTACAACGAACAGTTATTCAGGAATACGCCTTCAACAAAACTGGagttttgtatatatttgaagTATCATAG